From Actinoplanes oblitus, a single genomic window includes:
- a CDS encoding DUF6230 family protein translates to MSPTRLGRTRWRRFGAMLLGGLVATTALILLTGKGVLAASFSISGMPFVVTSPKLHGYGFEQYAELDHMAPDSPNEGDTGGQVVVIVSAIRDAQLDGLCQSIALGGINLKLTAGSPTNKVTADTLVVDSDVISGNADFKNIDIGQDASTLNRVPGKQGAVGVFGQQAEEVTINNLRQNNYATTAVTFHLPSLHMSFTSDGC, encoded by the coding sequence ATGTCCCCCACACGTCTCGGACGGACCCGCTGGCGCCGGTTCGGCGCGATGCTGCTCGGCGGCCTCGTGGCCACCACCGCCCTGATCCTGCTGACCGGCAAGGGGGTGCTCGCGGCCTCCTTCTCGATCTCCGGCATGCCGTTCGTCGTCACCTCGCCCAAACTGCACGGTTACGGCTTCGAGCAGTACGCGGAGCTCGACCACATGGCGCCGGACAGCCCCAACGAGGGTGACACCGGCGGCCAGGTCGTCGTCATCGTCTCCGCGATCAGGGATGCCCAGCTGGACGGGCTGTGTCAGAGCATCGCGCTCGGCGGCATCAACCTGAAGCTCACCGCGGGCAGCCCCACCAACAAGGTCACCGCCGACACGCTCGTCGTCGACTCCGACGTGATCAGCGGTAACGCCGACTTCAAGAACATCGACATCGGCCAGGACGCCAGCACGCTCAACCGCGTCCCGGGCAAGCAGGGCGCCGTCGGGGTCTTCGGTCAGCAGGCCGAAGAGGTCACCATCAACAACCTGCGGCAGAACAACTACGCCACCACGGCGGTCACGTTCCACCTGCCCAGCCTG
- a CDS encoding TetR/AcrR family transcriptional regulator encodes MTKPVLSPLPGARAGRDPARAIKRGPRSLPPEVIAATQRERLFDALVHTVAEKGYVNARVSDICTAAGVTRPAFYALFAGKEDAFLDTYRHGTQVVLRLMDDAYAAAEDWRSGARAALKVLLDVLASVPAFAAMAIVEIDAAGPLARRERTELLGRFSRFFKEAPDAPEGLVDTVVGGVYSTIYGYVSAGRAQALPELLPMLSYFMMAPFVGRDVAAAELAVRPAGERVVPPCVASDTDGVFH; translated from the coding sequence ATGACGAAACCAGTACTCAGCCCGCTGCCGGGCGCCCGTGCCGGACGTGATCCGGCCCGCGCCATCAAACGCGGCCCGCGATCATTGCCGCCCGAGGTCATCGCCGCCACGCAGCGGGAGCGGCTGTTCGACGCGCTGGTGCACACGGTCGCCGAGAAAGGGTACGTGAATGCCCGAGTCAGCGACATCTGCACGGCGGCCGGCGTCACCCGCCCGGCGTTCTACGCGCTCTTCGCCGGCAAGGAGGACGCGTTCCTGGACACCTACCGGCACGGGACCCAGGTGGTGCTGCGGCTGATGGACGACGCGTACGCGGCGGCCGAGGACTGGCGCAGCGGCGCCCGGGCGGCGCTCAAGGTGCTGCTCGACGTGCTGGCCAGCGTGCCCGCGTTCGCCGCGATGGCGATCGTCGAGATCGACGCGGCCGGCCCGCTGGCCCGGCGCGAGCGGACCGAGTTGCTCGGCCGGTTCTCCCGGTTCTTCAAGGAGGCGCCGGACGCGCCGGAGGGGCTGGTCGACACGGTTGTCGGCGGCGTTTACTCGACCATCTACGGGTACGTCTCGGCCGGCCGGGCGCAGGCGCTGCCGGAACTGCTGCCGATGCTCAGCTACTTCATGATGGCGCCCTTCGTGGGCCGGGACGTGGCGGCCGCCGAACTGGCCGTCCGGCCTGCTGGAGAACGGGTCGTCCCGCCCTGCGTGGCGTCAGATACCGACGGGGTTTTTCACTGA